From the genome of Anopheles moucheti chromosome 3, idAnoMoucSN_F20_07, whole genome shotgun sequence, one region includes:
- the LOC128303781 gene encoding protein PDF, whose protein sequence is MAKIGAACVLLVCLWLRASTALPAFEDDRDLDKELYIRQLAEWLADQSTDFLNDLTSFPPCRPCSYEHRQPIAVVPRAPYAKRNSELINSLLSLPKTMNDAGK, encoded by the exons ATGGCTAAAATCGGTGCAGCATGTGTTCTGCTCGTTTGTCTGTGGCTCAGGGCGAGCACTGCCCTGCCAGCGTTTGAAGATGACCGGGATTTGGAtaaagaa CTCTATATCCGTCAACTTGCCGAATGGCTTGCTGATCAGTCGACTGATTTCTTGAACGATCTGACCAGCTTCCCACCATGTAGGCCGTGCAGCTACGAACATCGACAACCGATAGCCGTTGTCCCGAGGGCACCGTACGCGAAACGTAACTCCGAGCTAATAAACTCGCTGCTCAGCCTTCCGAAAACGATGAATGATGCCGGCAAGTAA
- the LOC128305719 gene encoding H(+)/Cl(-) exchange transporter 5 isoform X1, with protein sequence MEKFPLKGTSNLSIPSAATNHPLSADHTSYQSVASKTGKGPSSASGSERVTTSLTTPGVPVYEADEDGMIDITPGNGGLTNPNYPYSYAANGSRQDGVGAPSGSGNNGGAGLGGAAAAATSAGNGGDGAGLSSPTHTRFGRDFHHSDHEGISFAGMTDTSDDIPGIGQYDDFHTIDWQRDIARDRMRHRYIVKKRQDSFWDLLKGAHDAWSGWVCVLLVGLFTGCVAGVIDIGASWMTDLKFGICPQAFWLNREQCCWSSNETSFDSGNCSQWYAWSEIFTSSREGFGAYVISYFFYIMWAMLFALLAASLVRMFAPYACGSGIPEIKTILSGFIIRSYLGKWTLIIKSVGIMLSVSAGLSLGKEGPMVHIASCIGNILSYLFPKYGRNEAKKREILSAAAAAGVSVAFGAPIGGVLFSLEEVSYYFPLKTLWRSFFCALIAAFILRSINPFGNEHSVLFYVEYNKPWIFFELVPFIGLGIIGGFIATFFIKANLWWCRFRKYSKLGQYPVTEVLIVTFITAVIAYPNPYTRMNTSELIYLLFSQCGISNQDPLCDYNRNFTDVNSAIEIAAAGPGVHKAVWLLILALAMKLVMTIFTFGMKVPCGLFIPSLALGAITGRVVGIGMEQLAYHYPKIWIFSGECSTGDDCITPGLYAMVGAAAVLGGVTRMTVSLVVIMFELTGGVRYIVPLMAAAMASKWVGDALGRQGIYDAHIALNGYPFLDSKDEFQHTTLAADVMQPKRNETLAVITQDSMTVDDIETLLKETEHNGYPVVVSKENQYLVGFVLRRDLNLALANARRIIDGITGQSLVIFTSAQPVQNLGPSPLKLKKILDMAPITVTDQTPMETVVDMFRKLGLRQTLVTHNGRLLGVITKKDVLRYVKQMDNEDPNTVLFN encoded by the exons ATGGAAAAGTTTCCCCTCAAGGGCACCAGCAATCTTTCGATACCATCCGCAGCCACGAATCATCCGCTGAGCGCTGATCACACGTCTTATCAGTCAGTTGCAAGTAAG ACCGGTAAAGGTCCTTCCTCAGCGTCCGGATCGGAACGTGTCACCACCTCGCTGACGACTCCGGGTGTGCCGGTGTACGAGGCGGACGAGGACGGCATGATCGACATAACGCCCGGAAATGGTGGCCTAACCAACCCGAACTACCCTTATTCATACGCGGCTAACGGTAGCCGACAGGATGGTGTCGGTGCACCAAGCGGCAGTGGCAACAACGGCGGTGCCGGacttggtggtgctgctgccgctgccacATCCGCCGGTAATGGTGGAGACGGTGCTGGCCTATCATCGCCCACGCATACACGCTTCGGGCGCGATTTCCATCACTCCGATCATGAAG GTATCTCATTTGCCGGCATGACGGACACAAGCGATGACATTCCCGGCATCGGGCAGTACGATGATTTCCACACAATTGACTGGCAGCGTGATATAGCGCGCGATCGTATGCGCCATCGATACATCGTGAAAAAGCGCCAGGACTCTTTCTGGGATCTTCTAAAG gGTGCACATGATGCCTGGTCGGGATGGGTGTGTGTACTGCTGGTCGGTCTGTTTACCGGTTGTGTCGCCGGTGTGATCGATATTGGTGCGAGCTGGATGACGGACCTAAAGTTCGGCATATGCCCACAAGCGTTTTGGCTAAACCGGGAGCAGTGCTGCTGGTCGTCTAATGAAACCTCCTTCGACAGTGGCAACTGTTCGCAGTGGTACGCATGGTCCGAGATCTTTACCTCGTCCCGGGAAGGGTTCGGTGCGTACGTAATATCGTACTTCTTCTACATCATGTGGGCGATGCTGTTTGCGCTGTTGGCCGCATCGCTCGTACGCATGTTTGCACCGTACGCGTGCGGGTCCGGTATACCCGAGATCAAGACGATTCTGTCCGGGTTCATTATCCGCAGCTATCTCGGCAAGTGGACGCTGATTATCAAATCGGTCGGCATAATGCTGTCGGTGTCCGCCGGCCTTAGCCTTGGTAAGGAGGGCCCGATGGTGCATATCGCAAGCTGTATCGGCAACATACTGTCCTATCTCTTCCCGAAGTATGGCCGCAATGAGGCGAAAAAGAGGGAAATCCTctcggcagcagcagccgccggCGTATCGGTAGCGTTCGGTGCTCCGATCGGTGGTGTACTGTTCAGCCTGGAGGAGGTATCGTACTACTTCCCGCTCAAGACACTTTGGAGATCGTTCTTCTGTGCGTTGATCGCAGCGTTTATTTTGCGATCGATTAATCCGTTCGGTAACGAACATTCGGTACTGTTCTACGTGGAATACAACAAACCGTGGATTTTCTTCGAGCTTGTACCGTTCATCGGATTGGGTATTATTGGG GGCTTCATTGCCACCTTTTTCATCAAGGCGAACCTTTGGTGGTGTCGGTTCCGCAAGTACAGCAAACTTGGACAGTACCCCGTTACGGAGGTGTTGATTGTAACGTTCATTACAGCGGTCATCGCGTATCCGAATCCATACACGCGAATGAACACGAGCGAGCTTATCTATCTCCTCTTCAGCCAGTGCGGTATCTCCAATCAGGATCCACTGTG CGACTACAATCGCAACTTTACCGATGTCAATTCGGCCATAGAAATAGCGGCTGCCGGCCCAGGAGTGCACAAAGCAGTCTGGCTGCTCATACTGGCGCTGGCAATGAAGTTAGTCATGACGATCTTCACGTTCGGCATGAAAGTACCGTGCGGGTTGTTCATTCCTTCGTTGGCGCTCGGTGCGATCACTGGACGTGTGGTTGGAATTG GAATGGAACAGCTGGCGTACCATTATCCGAAAATATGGATCTTCTCTGGAGAGTGCTCAACTGGGGACGATTGCATTACGCCCGGGCTCTACGCGATGGTCGGTGCTGCTGCCGTGCTTGGAGGGGTCACCAGAATGACTG TGTCCCTTGTGGTTATCATGTTCGAGCTAACCGGTGGTGTCCGATACATCGTACCGCTGATGGCGGCGGCCATGGCATCGAAGTGGGTTGGTGATGCATTAGGCAGACAG GGCATCTACGATGCACATATAGCGCTTAATGGGTATCCGTTCTTGGACAGCAAGGATGAATTCCAGCACACAACACTAGCGGCGGATGTGATGCAGCCAAA ACGCAATGAAACTCTAGCGGTGATCACTCAGGACTCGATGACGGTAGACGACATCGAGACCTTACTCAAAGAGACTGAACACAACGGCTATCCGGTGGTTGTGTCTAAGGAGAATCAATATTTGGTTGGCTTCGTGTTGCGCAGGGATCTTAATCTAGCACTGG CCAATGCACGACGCATCATTGATGGTATTACTGGCCAATCGCTGGTGATATTCACCTCGGCTCAACCGGTTCAAAATCTCGGGCCGTCGCCATTGAAGTTGAAGAAAATTCTCGATATGGCCCCGATCACGGTCACGGATCAGACTCCAATGGAAACGGTAGTCGACATGTTCCGCAAGCTGGGCCTGAGGCAAACATTGGTCACCCACAATGG GCGACTACTCGGTGTAATAACCAAAAAAGACGTCCTGAGGTACGTgaaacagatggacaatgaAGACCCGAATACTGTTTTGTTTAACTAA
- the LOC128305719 gene encoding H(+)/Cl(-) exchange transporter 5 isoform X2: protein MEKFPLKGTSNLSIPSAATNHPLSADHTSYQSVASKTGKGPSSASGSERVTTSLTTPGVPVYEADEDGMIDITPGNGGLTNPNYPYSYAANGSRQDGVGAPSGSGNNGGAGLGGAAAAATSAGNGGDGAGLSSPTHTRFGRDFHHSDHEDTLTVSFSGKIEGISFAGMTDTSDDIPGIGQYDDFHTIDWQRDIARDRMRHRYIVKKRQDSFWDLLKGAHDAWSGWVCVLLVGLFTGCVAGVIDIGASWMTDLKFGICPQAFWLNREQCCWSSNETSFDSGNCSQWYAWSEIFTSSREGFGAYVISYFFYIMWAMLFALLAASLVRMFAPYACGSGIPEIKTILSGFIIRSYLGKWTLIIKSVGIMLSVSAGLSLGKEGPMVHIASCIGNILSYLFPKYGRNEAKKREILSAAAAAGVSVAFGAPIGGVLFSLEEVSYYFPLKTLWRSFFCALIAAFILRSINPFGNEHSVLFYVEYNKPWIFFELVPFIGLGIIGGFIATFFIKANLWWCRFRKYSKLGQYPVTEVLIVTFITAVIAYPNPYTRMNTSELIYLLFSQCGISNQDPLCDYNRNFTDVNSAIEIAAAGPGVHKAVWLLILALAMKLVMTIFTFGMKVPCGLFIPSLALGAITGRVVGIGMEQLAYHYPKIWIFSGECSTGDDCITPGLYAMVGAAAVLGGVTRMTVSLVVIMFELTGGVRYIVPLMAAAMASKWVGDALGRQGIYDAHIALNGYPFLDSKDEFQHTTLAADVMQPKRNETLAVITQDSMTVDDIETLLKETEHNGYPVVVSKENQYLVGFVLRRDLNLALANARRIIDGITGQSLVIFTSAQPVQNLGPSPLKLKKILDMAPITVTDQTPMETVVDMFRKLGLRQTLVTHNGRLLGVITKKDVLRYVKQMDNEDPNTVLFN, encoded by the exons ATGGAAAAGTTTCCCCTCAAGGGCACCAGCAATCTTTCGATACCATCCGCAGCCACGAATCATCCGCTGAGCGCTGATCACACGTCTTATCAGTCAGTTGCAAGTAAG ACCGGTAAAGGTCCTTCCTCAGCGTCCGGATCGGAACGTGTCACCACCTCGCTGACGACTCCGGGTGTGCCGGTGTACGAGGCGGACGAGGACGGCATGATCGACATAACGCCCGGAAATGGTGGCCTAACCAACCCGAACTACCCTTATTCATACGCGGCTAACGGTAGCCGACAGGATGGTGTCGGTGCACCAAGCGGCAGTGGCAACAACGGCGGTGCCGGacttggtggtgctgctgccgctgccacATCCGCCGGTAATGGTGGAGACGGTGCTGGCCTATCATCGCCCACGCATACACGCTTCGGGCGCGATTTCCATCACTCCGATCATGAAG ATACATTAACCGTTTCGTTTTCCGGTAAAATTGAAG GTATCTCATTTGCCGGCATGACGGACACAAGCGATGACATTCCCGGCATCGGGCAGTACGATGATTTCCACACAATTGACTGGCAGCGTGATATAGCGCGCGATCGTATGCGCCATCGATACATCGTGAAAAAGCGCCAGGACTCTTTCTGGGATCTTCTAAAG gGTGCACATGATGCCTGGTCGGGATGGGTGTGTGTACTGCTGGTCGGTCTGTTTACCGGTTGTGTCGCCGGTGTGATCGATATTGGTGCGAGCTGGATGACGGACCTAAAGTTCGGCATATGCCCACAAGCGTTTTGGCTAAACCGGGAGCAGTGCTGCTGGTCGTCTAATGAAACCTCCTTCGACAGTGGCAACTGTTCGCAGTGGTACGCATGGTCCGAGATCTTTACCTCGTCCCGGGAAGGGTTCGGTGCGTACGTAATATCGTACTTCTTCTACATCATGTGGGCGATGCTGTTTGCGCTGTTGGCCGCATCGCTCGTACGCATGTTTGCACCGTACGCGTGCGGGTCCGGTATACCCGAGATCAAGACGATTCTGTCCGGGTTCATTATCCGCAGCTATCTCGGCAAGTGGACGCTGATTATCAAATCGGTCGGCATAATGCTGTCGGTGTCCGCCGGCCTTAGCCTTGGTAAGGAGGGCCCGATGGTGCATATCGCAAGCTGTATCGGCAACATACTGTCCTATCTCTTCCCGAAGTATGGCCGCAATGAGGCGAAAAAGAGGGAAATCCTctcggcagcagcagccgccggCGTATCGGTAGCGTTCGGTGCTCCGATCGGTGGTGTACTGTTCAGCCTGGAGGAGGTATCGTACTACTTCCCGCTCAAGACACTTTGGAGATCGTTCTTCTGTGCGTTGATCGCAGCGTTTATTTTGCGATCGATTAATCCGTTCGGTAACGAACATTCGGTACTGTTCTACGTGGAATACAACAAACCGTGGATTTTCTTCGAGCTTGTACCGTTCATCGGATTGGGTATTATTGGG GGCTTCATTGCCACCTTTTTCATCAAGGCGAACCTTTGGTGGTGTCGGTTCCGCAAGTACAGCAAACTTGGACAGTACCCCGTTACGGAGGTGTTGATTGTAACGTTCATTACAGCGGTCATCGCGTATCCGAATCCATACACGCGAATGAACACGAGCGAGCTTATCTATCTCCTCTTCAGCCAGTGCGGTATCTCCAATCAGGATCCACTGTG CGACTACAATCGCAACTTTACCGATGTCAATTCGGCCATAGAAATAGCGGCTGCCGGCCCAGGAGTGCACAAAGCAGTCTGGCTGCTCATACTGGCGCTGGCAATGAAGTTAGTCATGACGATCTTCACGTTCGGCATGAAAGTACCGTGCGGGTTGTTCATTCCTTCGTTGGCGCTCGGTGCGATCACTGGACGTGTGGTTGGAATTG GAATGGAACAGCTGGCGTACCATTATCCGAAAATATGGATCTTCTCTGGAGAGTGCTCAACTGGGGACGATTGCATTACGCCCGGGCTCTACGCGATGGTCGGTGCTGCTGCCGTGCTTGGAGGGGTCACCAGAATGACTG TGTCCCTTGTGGTTATCATGTTCGAGCTAACCGGTGGTGTCCGATACATCGTACCGCTGATGGCGGCGGCCATGGCATCGAAGTGGGTTGGTGATGCATTAGGCAGACAG GGCATCTACGATGCACATATAGCGCTTAATGGGTATCCGTTCTTGGACAGCAAGGATGAATTCCAGCACACAACACTAGCGGCGGATGTGATGCAGCCAAA ACGCAATGAAACTCTAGCGGTGATCACTCAGGACTCGATGACGGTAGACGACATCGAGACCTTACTCAAAGAGACTGAACACAACGGCTATCCGGTGGTTGTGTCTAAGGAGAATCAATATTTGGTTGGCTTCGTGTTGCGCAGGGATCTTAATCTAGCACTGG CCAATGCACGACGCATCATTGATGGTATTACTGGCCAATCGCTGGTGATATTCACCTCGGCTCAACCGGTTCAAAATCTCGGGCCGTCGCCATTGAAGTTGAAGAAAATTCTCGATATGGCCCCGATCACGGTCACGGATCAGACTCCAATGGAAACGGTAGTCGACATGTTCCGCAAGCTGGGCCTGAGGCAAACATTGGTCACCCACAATGG GCGACTACTCGGTGTAATAACCAAAAAAGACGTCCTGAGGTACGTgaaacagatggacaatgaAGACCCGAATACTGTTTTGTTTAACTAA
- the LOC128304065 gene encoding E3 ubiquitin-protein ligase RNF113A, translated as MSTFIKRNIKNKGARKRKQSSDSDEAEQESSSSVVVAQDKRKKANPNVQSSSALKQRQNQSSTHDSSHSSGDEESVVVSYKSKRSAQAEGPRDQGATAELEIETEKDRDAQAIYQKSIDINKELEGKEDDKVYRGLNNYTQFYKKKDSAQGNAASGMVRKGPIRAPANIRSTVRWDYQPDICKDYKETGYCGFGDSCKFLHDRSDYKHGWQMEQEGPGSGHNHGNDDSDGDDTKYEIHSDDEELPFKCYICRESFVDPIITKCKHYFCERCALAQYKKSTRCAICGVQTNGMFNPAKELIARLKTREMEEHDSDSD; from the exons ATGTCTACTTTCATTAAGCGAAATATCAAGAACAAGGGCGCCAGGAAGCGTAAACAGTCGTCAGACTCTG ATGAAGCAGAACAAGAGTCATCTTCGTCCGTAGTTGTCGCTCAAGATAAGCGCAAGAAAGCGAACCCAAACGTTCAAAGTAGCTCGGCACTGAAGCAAAGGCAGAATCAATCATCAACCCACGACTCGTCTCACTCCAGCGGGGATGAGGAAAGCGTTGTCGTCAGCTACAAATCAAAGCGGTCTGCCCAAGCCGAAGGACCCCGAGACCAGGGAGCAACGGCGGAACTGGAAATCGAAACCGAGAAGGATCGCGATGCGCAAGCCAtctaccagaagagcatcgaCATAAACAAAGAGCTGGAGGGCAAGGAGGATGACAAGGTGTACCGAGGGCTGAACAATTACACACAATTTTACAAGAAGAAAGATAGCGCGCAGGGTAATGCAGCGTCAGGGATGGTGCGTAAGGGACCGATCCGTGCACCGGCCAACATTCGCTCTACCGTGCGGTGGGACTATCAGCCAGACATTTGTAAAGATTACAAGGAAACGGGATACTGCGGGTTCGGTGATAGCTGTAAATTTTTGCACGATCGCAGCGATTACAAACACGGATGGCAGATGGAGCAGGAAGGGCCGGGCAGTGGACACAACCATGGCAACGATGATTCCGATGGGGATGACACCAAGTACGAGATCCACTCGGACGATGAGGAGCTACCGTTCAAGTGTTACATCTGTCGGGAAAGCTTCGTCGATCCAATTATCACCAA GTGCAAACACTACTTCTGTGAACGGTGTGCTTTGGCACAGTATAAGAAATCGACGCGTTGTGCAATCTGCGGAGTACAGACGAATGGAATGTTTAATCCAGCGAAAGAGCTGATCGCACGATTGAAAACTAGAGAGATGGAGGAACATGATTCGGATAGTGATTAA
- the LOC128305719 gene encoding H(+)/Cl(-) exchange transporter 3 isoform X3, with protein MTDTSDDIPGIGQYDDFHTIDWQRDIARDRMRHRYIVKKRQDSFWDLLKGAHDAWSGWVCVLLVGLFTGCVAGVIDIGASWMTDLKFGICPQAFWLNREQCCWSSNETSFDSGNCSQWYAWSEIFTSSREGFGAYVISYFFYIMWAMLFALLAASLVRMFAPYACGSGIPEIKTILSGFIIRSYLGKWTLIIKSVGIMLSVSAGLSLGKEGPMVHIASCIGNILSYLFPKYGRNEAKKREILSAAAAAGVSVAFGAPIGGVLFSLEEVSYYFPLKTLWRSFFCALIAAFILRSINPFGNEHSVLFYVEYNKPWIFFELVPFIGLGIIGGFIATFFIKANLWWCRFRKYSKLGQYPVTEVLIVTFITAVIAYPNPYTRMNTSELIYLLFSQCGISNQDPLCDYNRNFTDVNSAIEIAAAGPGVHKAVWLLILALAMKLVMTIFTFGMKVPCGLFIPSLALGAITGRVVGIGMEQLAYHYPKIWIFSGECSTGDDCITPGLYAMVGAAAVLGGVTRMTVSLVVIMFELTGGVRYIVPLMAAAMASKWVGDALGRQGIYDAHIALNGYPFLDSKDEFQHTTLAADVMQPKRNETLAVITQDSMTVDDIETLLKETEHNGYPVVVSKENQYLVGFVLRRDLNLALANARRIIDGITGQSLVIFTSAQPVQNLGPSPLKLKKILDMAPITVTDQTPMETVVDMFRKLGLRQTLVTHNGRLLGVITKKDVLRYVKQMDNEDPNTVLFN; from the exons ATGACGGACACAAGCGATGACATTCCCGGCATCGGGCAGTACGATGATTTCCACACAATTGACTGGCAGCGTGATATAGCGCGCGATCGTATGCGCCATCGATACATCGTGAAAAAGCGCCAGGACTCTTTCTGGGATCTTCTAAAG gGTGCACATGATGCCTGGTCGGGATGGGTGTGTGTACTGCTGGTCGGTCTGTTTACCGGTTGTGTCGCCGGTGTGATCGATATTGGTGCGAGCTGGATGACGGACCTAAAGTTCGGCATATGCCCACAAGCGTTTTGGCTAAACCGGGAGCAGTGCTGCTGGTCGTCTAATGAAACCTCCTTCGACAGTGGCAACTGTTCGCAGTGGTACGCATGGTCCGAGATCTTTACCTCGTCCCGGGAAGGGTTCGGTGCGTACGTAATATCGTACTTCTTCTACATCATGTGGGCGATGCTGTTTGCGCTGTTGGCCGCATCGCTCGTACGCATGTTTGCACCGTACGCGTGCGGGTCCGGTATACCCGAGATCAAGACGATTCTGTCCGGGTTCATTATCCGCAGCTATCTCGGCAAGTGGACGCTGATTATCAAATCGGTCGGCATAATGCTGTCGGTGTCCGCCGGCCTTAGCCTTGGTAAGGAGGGCCCGATGGTGCATATCGCAAGCTGTATCGGCAACATACTGTCCTATCTCTTCCCGAAGTATGGCCGCAATGAGGCGAAAAAGAGGGAAATCCTctcggcagcagcagccgccggCGTATCGGTAGCGTTCGGTGCTCCGATCGGTGGTGTACTGTTCAGCCTGGAGGAGGTATCGTACTACTTCCCGCTCAAGACACTTTGGAGATCGTTCTTCTGTGCGTTGATCGCAGCGTTTATTTTGCGATCGATTAATCCGTTCGGTAACGAACATTCGGTACTGTTCTACGTGGAATACAACAAACCGTGGATTTTCTTCGAGCTTGTACCGTTCATCGGATTGGGTATTATTGGG GGCTTCATTGCCACCTTTTTCATCAAGGCGAACCTTTGGTGGTGTCGGTTCCGCAAGTACAGCAAACTTGGACAGTACCCCGTTACGGAGGTGTTGATTGTAACGTTCATTACAGCGGTCATCGCGTATCCGAATCCATACACGCGAATGAACACGAGCGAGCTTATCTATCTCCTCTTCAGCCAGTGCGGTATCTCCAATCAGGATCCACTGTG CGACTACAATCGCAACTTTACCGATGTCAATTCGGCCATAGAAATAGCGGCTGCCGGCCCAGGAGTGCACAAAGCAGTCTGGCTGCTCATACTGGCGCTGGCAATGAAGTTAGTCATGACGATCTTCACGTTCGGCATGAAAGTACCGTGCGGGTTGTTCATTCCTTCGTTGGCGCTCGGTGCGATCACTGGACGTGTGGTTGGAATTG GAATGGAACAGCTGGCGTACCATTATCCGAAAATATGGATCTTCTCTGGAGAGTGCTCAACTGGGGACGATTGCATTACGCCCGGGCTCTACGCGATGGTCGGTGCTGCTGCCGTGCTTGGAGGGGTCACCAGAATGACTG TGTCCCTTGTGGTTATCATGTTCGAGCTAACCGGTGGTGTCCGATACATCGTACCGCTGATGGCGGCGGCCATGGCATCGAAGTGGGTTGGTGATGCATTAGGCAGACAG GGCATCTACGATGCACATATAGCGCTTAATGGGTATCCGTTCTTGGACAGCAAGGATGAATTCCAGCACACAACACTAGCGGCGGATGTGATGCAGCCAAA ACGCAATGAAACTCTAGCGGTGATCACTCAGGACTCGATGACGGTAGACGACATCGAGACCTTACTCAAAGAGACTGAACACAACGGCTATCCGGTGGTTGTGTCTAAGGAGAATCAATATTTGGTTGGCTTCGTGTTGCGCAGGGATCTTAATCTAGCACTGG CCAATGCACGACGCATCATTGATGGTATTACTGGCCAATCGCTGGTGATATTCACCTCGGCTCAACCGGTTCAAAATCTCGGGCCGTCGCCATTGAAGTTGAAGAAAATTCTCGATATGGCCCCGATCACGGTCACGGATCAGACTCCAATGGAAACGGTAGTCGACATGTTCCGCAAGCTGGGCCTGAGGCAAACATTGGTCACCCACAATGG GCGACTACTCGGTGTAATAACCAAAAAAGACGTCCTGAGGTACGTgaaacagatggacaatgaAGACCCGAATACTGTTTTGTTTAACTAA
- the LOC128305720 gene encoding iduronate 2-sulfatase, protein MWSSKVPYLVSVFCLILLTNETQTQIVDRPNVLLIILDDFRPAINYGYGDEKAITPNIDQIVKNGFFFENAFAQQSLCAPSRNSMLTGRRPDTVRLYDFYSYWRQTSGNYTTLPQYFKQQGYRTHSVGKVFHPGASSNFTDDFPLSWSEPAYHPSTDEFSNASVCINLEDGQLKRNLLCPVVPEMQPLHTLPDIESTEEAKRFLQTVGNDPYFLAVGYRKPHIPFRIPIKYLDQHPVSKFKTLDLDYPPYGLPSVAWSSFLDVRNRDDVQQLNVSFPFGRVPDHFKLQIRQHYYAAVTYVDELIGQLLKDVDRSRTIIALTADHGWALGEHGEWAKYSNYDVAVRVPLVINAPALQVRNDREKIENVVELLDLYSTLVDLAGLPPLQVCDVKRPHKATTCTEGKSLLPLLLSNSSEYIDRQEWTAYSQYPRPGVYPSIFPNSDEPKLKHIKIMGYSMRTERFRYTAWIRFNSANFKRDWSTIYGEELYDHSIDPQENMNLSDRTPLMTIKDSLRMKLKEKFP, encoded by the exons ATGTGGAGTAGCAAAGTGCCGTATCTTGTATCCGTATTTTGTTTGATCTTGTTAACGAATGAAACTCAAACACAAATCGTTGATCGTCCTAACGTGCTGCTGATCATATTGGACGACTTCCGACCGGCCATTAACTATGGTTATGGTGATGAGAAAGCCATCACACCGAACATAGATCAGATTGTTAAGAATGGGTTCTTTTTTGAAAATGCGTTCGCACAG CAATCACTCTGTGCACCAAGTCGTAATTCGATGCTTACGGGAAGACGACCGGATACGGTGCGCTTGTACGACTTCTATAGTTACTGGCGCCAAACATCCGGCAATTACACCACTCTTCCGCAGTACTTCAAACAGCAAGGCTATCGTACACACTCCGTCGGTAAGGTATTCCATCCCGGAGCATCATCCAACTTCACGGATGATTTTCCCCTGAGTTGGTCCGAACCTGCGTACCATCCATCAACCGATGAGTTTTCCAATGCATCCGTCTGCATTAATCTTGAAGATGGTCAATTGAAAAGAAATCTTCTGTGTCCCGTGGTGCCCGAAATGCAACCGCTCCACACTCTACCGGATATCGAGAGTACCGAGGAAGCGAAACGATTTCTTCAAACTGTCGGAAACGATCCATACTTCCTAGCCGTAGGATATCGAAAGCCACACATTCCATTCCGAATTCCGATAAAGTATCTCGATCAACATCCGGTATCGAAGTTTAAAACGCTTGATCTAGATTATCCACCATATGGCTTGCCCAGTGTCGCATGGAGCTCCTTCCTTGACGTGCGCAATCGTGACGATGTCCAGCAGCTTAACGTTAGCTTTCCTTTTGGGCGAGTGCCGGACCATTTCAAGCTACAAATACGCCAACACTATTATGCCGCCGTAACGTATGTGGATGAATTGATCGGGCAACTGCTGAAGGATGTCGACCGGAGCCGGACAATCATTGCACTAACGGCTGATCATGGTTGGGCATTGGGAGAACATGGCGAGTGGGCAAAGTATAGTAATTATGATGTAGCAGTGCGTGTTCCGCTTGTGATTAATGCTCCGGCACTGCAGGTGCGCAACGATCGCGAGAAGATCGAAAATGTCGTTGAACTGCTGGATCTTTACTCGACGCTAGTAGATCTTGCGGGACTTCCACCGTTGCAAGTGTGTGACGTGAAAAGACCACACAAAGCTACGACGTGCACGGAAGGAAAATCTCTTCTACCTCTATTGCTATCCAACTCTTCCGAGTACATAGATCGTCAAGAATGGACCGCTTATAGCCAGTATCCTCGACCGGGAGTATATCCCTCAATCTTTCCGAACAGTGACGAACCGAAGCTAAAGCACATTAAGATTATGGGATACAGCATGCGCACGGAACGCTTCCGTTACACCGCTTGGATAAGGTTTAATTCAGCTAACTTCAAAAGAG ACTGGAGCACAATTTATGGCGAGGAACTGTATGACCATTCAATCGATCCACAAGAAAATATGAATCTCAGCGACCGAACACCACTAATGACCATAAAGGACTCTCTCCGAATGAAGCTGAAGGAAAAGTTTCCATAA